The DNA segment CACGAAACATCGGCTATCTTCTTCTGCTGCATCTGTGATCCTTAGCCTCGAAATATCTTGGACAAGCACACTTCACAGAATGGTGCCGTCTAGAGTGGCAGCATCTGAGGGCATTGTAAAGCCTCTTAGACGCATTCCTCTCTGTGAACCTCAAAGTGAAGTGATTCTAAAACATCTCTAGAGTGGCTGCAACACCGGACATCCTAGGATAAATTCAGTCGTCAGTTGTTAATCTGGGCAGGAAAGCTCCAATATAATATTCATAATGTGCTTTAAGTAGCTCACCAGTCCCATAAGAGTGCCAGGTAACAAGGCTGCGGATTCTATAGCCCACGAAGGCCGGTCACATTTTTCATTATTGAAAGTCCCAAAGGATTATACTTTTGCAGGGCAGCTTGTATCAAAAACTGTTTCGCTTCGACCGGCTCTACGCCTGAATTGAGGCGCGAGATCTGTCGAGAACAAAAGCGCTTCTCCTGCACCGCCTGCGCACTATAACAACCTACACGCCGGCATGGATACACAAACTTCGTAGTGCTGCATCACTTATGTGCTCGAGGTGCGCCTTTCTTGGCGATATACAGCATTTTTGTGTTACTGTGCTAGTCTTTATCGCATTAGCACGAGACTTCTTTGCTCAGCCCTAGGTGATAGGAAGCGTCTATGGACTACGTCACTAACATCCTGTTTCCTGAAGGTCAAAGAACAAAGAAGAGCGAATAAATACGGCACCAATTTATTGATTTATTCACCGATAGTGCGTTAAAGGTGCAGCAATTGCAGACCATCAATGCAAGGCTTATTCCACCCGTTCCTTCAATGTAACCATCAACCATGATCTTGGCCCAGCAAAGAGTACACTGCTAACAATAGTGCTTGCGACTCGGTTACGTGTTCATCATCTTCGCGGCGTGCACTTAACATGCATGCGCGTATATTTGTATGTCGTCGAGTAAAAACATGTGATAATTTCGTGTGAAAGAGGCGTTCTGGGAATTTCGTACAACGACAAAAATTATGCATTTCCAAATTAGTACGATTTGCACTTCGCATGTTGCGGAGAACTGGCGAATATGTCACATATGAGATGTTCATGCCAGAAAAATCTGTATTGTGAGAATAATGACCAAACAATTGATGACTGGGATGCACTGCTGTTCAGCTCAGAACCGCACGACTAGCTTTGTCTAGTGAGCCGGCGGGCAAGAATGGCAGTAAAACTAATGGGCTACCGGAATGATGTGTGAATAACGGTGTCAATCACATGTGATTAATTGTGATTAACTGTAAGCTCATTTCAACatcttaagagcgttagctcttgctcATCCCGTTTCGAAATTTCGTGAGATCTCTTACCACCCTGACATCACAGCGCCATGTGTGACAGCAACTAGAAAGCAGCACATCTCGCACTGAGACTTGAAgcaccatctacaatagcatcgtagaaacaaccacctgccgcctGCAAATGATGACTTCACGGTCAAATATGGCGGATATAGGTAGAACTGTTTGAGTGACGTCAGGGGACGAGATGGCGGCAtaatttcggtttctcgaataAAAGATGGCGGTCATTAAAATTGCTTTTGCCCTCgcaagctcccccccccccccagaaaaaaaaacatctcatAACGGACGCAGAAACTGTCCTTTTACTGGAACTCAGTATATCTATACATTCGTTCCGTTAAATATACTCCGACAAGGGGCACCCCTCTGGgaacagttgtgtaccgaatttggtaggaaaAGAAAACCGTATGGGTTGTGGTATCGAAATGAAACCagaattaaataataggtaaacattgtatgcaTGTAATATCtgattgaagcgttaccatatcgcaccgcaagccgaattctaggcccacctttaccgctcaaacgaagcaaattccgtttgggacgtatcttgagggggtgtaattcgacaatgggtagacgggcatcgtaatttctctgacagatggcgtcgatcgctccggttacgtgcacgcgtagccgagcatggtggcaatccaccccatttcaaaggAAACGCTCTTgtgttccatccatccatccgtaatAAGACGTCGCCCTCGGAAGCTCCTCTCAGATACGCTCGTTTCGCCTATACCTTCACTACCACAGTGTGTTTGAAGAAAGACATGGATGTACCTCCCtctaatctcattcatatcaattcaaatgctaacgctcgttacttaaaCGTCTGCCAGACGGTGGCGGCTTTTTTTCACAACCAGGTTTCTCTTGCTTTGTCAGTATGAAGTTGTGCATAAATCgtgtgtgtccaatgcgaagAAGACTTAAAATTACCACTATAAAGCactcctggtgcctacaggtcccCAGCAGTAGTTTTACAAAGTGTAGCTTGCTAAATTTGTTGTTCCAAGTCGCCTGCCATTTTGATCTTAGTTTATTTTATATGAACTTCATGCAGTATTTAAGAGGTGTATTTACATATTTTACTGTTCTGTTACGGATTAAGTGCCGCACATGCATCAGCGCTCTCCTTCCCGCTGATTTCTACGTGACCAGAAACTAAACAACATTATTGTACGTCCTTGTGCATGAGTTATTACATTATGCATTATGTCTTATATTATGGGTTGGACTGCATTTGTGGAGTCTAGTGGCGTAATTACTCTGAGGCAGTCGATGTATTAACcctgttttcatgtttttcttttcttttttcttatttccaCAGGCACAGCAGTGGCGTAATATTCTGCTATGAAAACTCAAGCGCACAGAGGCATCTTGACTACTTTCTCTCATTTCCCTTGTAATACTGCACTCCCCACGTAGATTAGGTTTAGGTTcagaggggtttaacgtcccaaagcgactcaggctatgaaaaacgccgtagtgaagggctccggaaatttcgaccacctggggttccttaacgtgcactgacatcgtacaatacacgggcctctagaatttcgcctccatcgaaattcgaccagcgcggacgggatcaaacccgcgtctttcgggccagccattacataaggggtgggtccCAGACCGATCTCAGACATGCCCAGACCTATCGTTACCGATATCCTACCTGCCTGGTTGAAGTGAACATTTAGTCTTAGCATTTGAAGCTAGTCTCCAAAGTTAAGCTAGTAATATCGCTAAAACCAATGACGATTACATAagagattggtttggtttggtttattggggtttaacgtcccaaagcgactaggtttatgagagacgccgtagtgaagggctccggaaatttctaccatctggggttctttaacgtgcactgacatcgcacagtacacgggcatctagaatttcgcctaaatcgaaattcgaccgccgcggccgggatcgaacccgcgtctttcgtgccggcagccgagcgccataaccactcagccacggcggcggcgtgATTACATAAGAGATAACTTTGAATAAATGAATAATGAATTAGCCACTTTCCTAGACTTCCTCAGGACTCATTGTTCAGAATGAAGCATGAACGCTAATCGGAATATTTTTAAATCAAAAGTCAACGGATTCACTACAAAACATGAACCGAAACGTGTAATCACTTCGGACGCTAACACGCTCAGGTATAACGCCTACTCGCGCCGATTATCTAACTGAAAAACAATTTTATGGCACGGCAAAACTGGCTCCTTCAGACTGCCTTTGGGTAGTGTAAAGAAGTTAACAAAAGACGTTCTGGCACTGAAAACGCAAAAAATTACTTCGCGCCGGCTGCACTACCATGCATGCTCCATGATAACCCTAATCAACTATGGCACATTGTTAACCCTTCATCAAAAACCTCAGTAACACAAACCGACTCTTGCGGAGTTTCTGTCGCTGAGTCTCAATGCCCCACCATTTTGAATAATATAATTTGCAAGAATTTTGTCTTCTACAATAGGTAATCTTTACCGAATTCGCCCACCTAGAATTATTTGCCTACTAAAAATTTGTTGATAGTACTTAATCTTTAGTAATCTTTATGTGGCTAGACCACTTCCTTTGTCACTGGTTTCATTTTGTATACTATAACAATCATACTTCATCATGTAGCGCTGCAAACTCTGGAGTGCCTTAAGGCTTCGTTTCGGGTCCCTTCTTTctctaatctacattaacgactTACCCCAGCACGTTACATCTAACATGTATCTACTAGCCGATGACTGCGTTGTGCTCAGAATTACCAGTGACCAGGATGTTAACACATTAAAAACTTATGTTAACGCCATTTTTGATGGATGCAGTAATTGGCTGATGTCACTTAATAGCAATCAATGTAAAGTCGTGTGCGTGTCTCGCAGTGAGTCACATCCAGCTGGCTATCATCTTCGTGACGCTATCCTTGTGTCAGCAACATCTTACCGCTTCCTTGGCGTACCTATCACGTCAGACCTAACGTGGTCCCTCCATGTTAAACATATAATATCCAAAGCTAATCGAATGCTCGGTCATCTGCGACataatttttcttctgccccGTATAGCTAAAATTCTTCCTTTACTAAACATTAGTCCTCACTAAATTTGAGTTCGCCTCCTCTGTATGGGACCCGAACTTTGCTAGGCTAAATCACTCGAACTTATTCAGAACAATTCTACTCGGTTCATTCTTCATAACTACAGTTGGACTGCCAGTATCTCTACCATGAAACAAACCTGAAGTCTACCGTCACTTGCCTCTCGTCGCTTTAATTCTCGCCTTTTGTTCTTCCACAAAATATACTTCCGTAACACCCACCTGCGCTATGGACTAATCTCTAAACCGCACGATCGTTCTGGCCACGTTTATCACTCTCACAAAGTTCTTGTCACACTCATTCCTGTTCGCGCAATTTTATTCCACGCACATCGCAGGATTGGAACCACCTTCTAGGTCTTATGGCCGCCATTGAAGGCCATCAATGTTTTAAAAATGTACTACCTTATATTTTATAGTTAGGAGTCTAAGAACATGTGTTTTTTTGCAGTTATTGCTTTAGTTTAATGTGTTTTCATTTAATGACTACCTGTATTGTCAAATGGCCCAGGGCGTGTTCGAAAAGAATGAAAAAGGTTTCCAGTTATCTTGAACAGTTTCGAAAATTAGAAGCAAAGGGTGCAGTTGGTTATTACTGGCTTTGTTCAGTCGTTTTGTGCCATTTTCGAAGATAAAAATTCAGTGAGACCAAGACAAGAGTATTTCCTACATTCTAGAAAAAGAACTTGAATAAAAATCGTAAACATCGCCTGAAGCGAGCTGCTACTGCGAATGGCAGTGGCACCTCAGCCCCGACATGTACTTTCAAACATATATTCGAAAGACGCCTCTGAGGTGTGGTtttgaaaaatgaaatgcacGCAATTGCTGAACTATACTCctcaatttcttctttctctttacaGCGCTAAGCGCGAGTAGGTGAGGAGAAGCGGAAGGCATCGCACACATTTGCAGCGCCTTTCTTTCGCCCATGACCTTTTGGTAACGCTGAGCGGGACCGACCTCGTAGTGCGCCACCTAGAAGAGGTCGAAGATCCCACACGTCCGTTTCTCGGCGCCTGCATCGCTAGTGAGATCGTAGTGTTGAAGGGGGGACGGCCAGACGCCGCGAACCTACTCGACATTGCTTGAAAAAAGGTGGCGCGCGGGTCATATCAAATGCGCGTCGTCACACCCACGGGTGGAGGTTTCTCAAGTCTAGGTGGTATTGACTAGAGTTTGCTACAGTGCCTTTTCTTCGCTCATAACCTGCTGGCAACACTAAGCACGACCGAGCTGGAGTGAAAATTCTCGCCACTCTCGACTAGCATCCAcgcactgatttttttcctagAGCATTGCTTTGATAGCTACTAATGAATTAGGGCGTCTCGGAGCCAAAACATCGTCCAGTGTGGCTCGTACGGTGCGTAAGAGCGCAGTGGCAGTTTCCCCGCGCCGGGTTTATTTTATGGGAGACACCTGTTTTGGCAATGGGGTACGGAAACTCGGCGGAAGCTTTAGTCAACCCTGAcatgtatggtttatggggggggggggttaaagtcCGAAAGCGAGTCTGGCTATGaagaatgccgtagtggagggctccggaaatttctaccacctggagttctttaacgtgcactggcatcacataGTACACGgtgctctagaatttcgccttcatcgaaattcgacgctGAAATGTAGAACTTTCGTATCCACACCGTAGCTATACGAAAGTTAGCAGTCAGGCCGCGGGCTGGACCCCGTAAGTAACAAAAATTGCGACATTCCTGGCACTGCTCAGCTCGTGCTAGGAATCTCGTCATTCGATTCCCTTGTCTTTTCTGTACCCAACAAATGTCTTTTTCACCACTGACCTTACACAGTGCGGGTAAAGGCAGTAATGCCACGCACCTTGTCAGCGTGGGTGAGGGTGCCGGAAATGCGGACGACACAGAGGGCGAAAAGCGCCATGTTCACTGCAACGATGGCCGCAATTGGCGCGGCGAAAAAGGCGAGCAATGCCAGCCGGTTTGAGATCCAGCAGACACCGCGGCCATAGCCGGGAGAGAGAGGGTGGGACGTGGGAAGGATCCAGAGGTCCATGGCCGCGGAGAGGACGACCACCGAGCAGGGAACAGACCAGCAGTAGGCGCTGAAGAGGCAGAAAGAGTGGCCCCCTCTCCTCTTGGTTGGGTCTTCGATGGACGCGACGGACCAGTACAGGTCCAGGGCCAGTGCATTGGTCCACAAGAAGCTGCAATAGAAGCGCTTTAGCATTTTTGCGGCACCCAAGCAGAGGCATCAGATCCCGGTAACTAATAATCTCCCGTTACGTTCTAAAGCTTCGCGACAGGATCCCACTTATCAGTATAGCAATGATCGGCAACGAAATTCCAGCAGAAATCACTGTTCTAATGAAACTACAACTCTGACAATTCAATCAAGCTTTGGTGACACCAGCCTTCAATTACAGCAGTTTGCAAGATGCTCTTCTGTTGCATCGACTTTTTAGGTACTAGACCTAATCTGTCATTACGTGATGCTAGCGCGGGCCGAATGAGCTACTACGTGGTCAAGGAGTGGTAGAGCGGCCTTCCGAGATCAGAGAAGGGACCTGTTCTCTGAACTTCGTGTATACCGTGTATCATTAAGAGAACAAAAACACCGAagagaacacaacacaaagaaagacAACGTAGGACTTCCAGCTAAATGCTTATAGGAAAGCGACCACATTCATCCCCCTTGCTAAACGCTCTACAAACGCGTGAAGAAACGCCGGGTGAACCGCTagtctagggtggaaataaagcGCAGATGTCAGGTATTTCGGAACGCGGCCGAGTTTTTCGTCGTGCCACGATCTAGGATGCCGCACCCAGCAGCTTTACCTAAAGCAGTAGAGGACTCGTGCGGACAACCAAAACATAGGAGAGCAACTCTAAAAAGTAACACAAGTGCATGCGTAGTACTAACCTGGCCAAAAAGAAATAGTGCACGAGCATGCCGATCAGTGTGCACAGCGCCCGCTGCCGGGCAGCCACCATGACAAAGAGGAAGAGTAACTGCGCGGCGAAGATGGAAAGGGACAGCATGCTTATGAGCAGATCAGGAAGCTTCCAGGGCCCCGGCGAACAGATCTGCAGCGCCATTTTGACCAGTAGGCAGGCTAGGGAAACGATGCTGCCGGCAAGCGTGATGTAGCCGTCGGTGTCGCGGAACTTGTACACGGCCATCCTGCGCGCGGGCAGGAGGCCGGACTCGGCGCACACGAGTATGGAGCCGTCTATGCGCAGCTCGTACTCGCCAGGCACCAGCAGCTCCCCGGTGCCAGCGTCGGCCCGGAGCGTAGCCGTGTGGTTCTCCCAGAGTGTGAACTCGTCTGCGTCTAGCGCCACCTTGCTGCAGTTGGATGCCAAAAGAGCGTGAGACACAGCGGAAGACCCATATGCGGCCCTCAGAGCGCTGGCCACGCAGAGGCCATCCCGGAGCTCGAACAGCTTTCCGCACACTAGATTCCGGCAGGTCTGTTTCCAAGGGTCGTACGCCTGGTTGGGCGCACAGCGATCCTGGAGCCCCACTTTGGCTCCTCCCCTGGAGAAGTCGACGTCTATGAGCAGCGAGTACGACGGCAGCACGTCTTTGTGGGAGACTTCCTCGCTCTGGTCACCTTCAATCCAGGGATATTCCACCACACTGCCCTCTTCGACGCAGGCTATGTCTGTCGCTGAAACGCCGTAGCACAAAGCGCAATAGAAGTTCTTGTAGTTGACGCCTGTGAGTTTATCCTGCACGGGGGCGAAATACGCGTGACATCCGTCGCGCAGCCGAGAGTTGCGGTCATGGAAATCGGCCGGACAGTCCGACACCAGGTCCGAACGACAGACGCGAAAGTACTGCTGAGGCCTCTTGCCATGCATGAAATCTGGGCATCCCAGGAACACGGGGCACTGTGACGGGTCACCGAAGTGTGGGCAGGCCTGCACTGTATTGTCACTTAGGGAGCGCAGGAAAGTCGTCCACATCTTCACGTTGAAGTCCCGATTGCACACTGCGCAGCGCACGTTCTTGTATGTTACGTTGGTGCTCCTACTCGTTACGGGGATGGTAAGGAATGGATCAGTCTCCGCCGCCAGATCTTCGCACTCTCTGCGAGTAGCAAAATCGCAGGAGTCAGTGAGGGACCTAAACCTTGCATCACGTCTGACAGGGCCAATTCGCAAAGCACAGAATTACAAGCAAGTTTTCCAAGTGCCAGGAGAGCACACGGGCCACGTCTCCACGATATCTATTGTGCTCTACGTTAGCTGCTGGCTTTCTGCAATTAGAGTTGTGCCTATATTTGCTTATATACCGGAAGACGGCCCGCCTGCCTGCAGCTAGACTTGACTCCTAGAAGAACCGAGACAGACGAGTAGAACGAAACAACCCTGTGGTGCCAGCAGCGAGCCTATATTCGTTCTTTTAAAGGCATTCAGTGCTACAGGCTTTAACAACAAATTTATGAGCGAGTTCGTTTAACATTTCAAGGCGAATATGTCAAACATTGAGGCAGGATGTATCATAGAGAATATATGCAGTATTCTCCAAGTTCAATTTCAAGAAACAAAGCGTGAAAAGAGGTTTCATTAGCCATCAAGGATTGTGGACGTGAGTGCCTCGCTAAAGCTGGGAAGAAAGCTAAATAAACTGTATAACACTGAATTTGGAGAAGCTGTCACCCTTGATAGACAAGTGCAAAACAGCCTGTTTTACAGCAAAAACCAAAATATTGATGTTCCTTGGAATTTCATTGTCTCTGAGAATTTCGCATGTGAAAAGTGCTTaggaaaatattttcaaacacaACTAGCTTTCCCAACTGCTGACAACCAT comes from the Amblyomma americanum isolate KBUSLIRL-KWMA chromosome 1, ASM5285725v1, whole genome shotgun sequence genome and includes:
- the LOC144129018 gene encoding uncharacterized protein LOC144129018 — encoded protein: MTAPLWCLALFVTQVAVLCQGQNMSCAEHMACPATAVVHASGTRFARPTCDCAPLCVDYGSCCLDASLGASPLGPPVMSCRAVHLADVSSSVYMRTRCARDWKDDEVRRECEDLAAETDPFLTIPVTSRSTNVTYKNVRCAVCNRDFNVKMWTTFLRSLSDNTVQACPHFGDPSQCPVFLGCPDFMHGKRPQQYFRVCRSDLVSDCPADFHDRNSRLRDGCHAYFAPVQDKLTGVNYKNFYCALCYGVSATDIACVEEGSVVEYPWIEGDQSEEVSHKDVLPSYSLLIDVDFSRGGAKVGLQDRCAPNQAYDPWKQTCRNLVCGKLFELRDGLCVASALRAAYGSSAVSHALLASNCSKVALDADEFTLWENHTATLRADAGTGELLVPGEYELRIDGSILVCAESGLLPARRMAVYKFRDTDGYITLAGSIVSLACLLVKMALQICSPGPWKLPDLLISMLSLSIFAAQLLFLFVMVAARQRALCTLIGMLVHYFFLASFLWTNALALDLYWSVASIEDPTKRRGGHSFCLFSAYCWSVPCSVVVLSAAMDLWILPTSHPLSPGYGRGVCWISNRLALLAFFAAPIAAIVAVNMALFALCVVRISGTLTHADKLRRGAHTRWRLVVYVKLALVMGATWTLGFVAPFARAQALWHAFVILNSLQGAFVFFAFTRLALRHRLASWLQVGRSKESSSRRTIVSAATTVTVCSL